The following DNA comes from Quercus robur chromosome 1, dhQueRobu3.1, whole genome shotgun sequence.
AATAAAATTGGACTCAATAAATATAGTGGCACACATTTCATGCAAAATCAAGTAATACTAAGAAGGGAAATCGTAATGAGTGTCCTTAAGTAAATTTTACTAAACTTCTTTGGAGTTTGGGTTCATATCAACTAAGTTCAACACTTTTAAAAACAACTAATTCGGTCTCTAAAGGATATTTTTATTCCTAACTCCATTTAGCACAGTTACTTTTATCTCATATTTTGTTCACTGTGGATGTGTAACGTCCTTGTCAtcagagaaaaaacaaaaagaaaagagggggTCAAGTCAGATTTTTAGTTCGCACGTGCCCCCCACCTAACACCACTCCCCATCACTCATTTTCACCcacctctcttctctcttttggcTGGCTGTCTCTTTTCTgtgtttcattttctttcttttatctttacttaaacacacacacacacacacacactcacttCCACACTCACCCACCGGCCTCCACTCCAAAGCAATCAATCCTCACCATCATTTTTTCGACAAGATCACCAGATAAATACTTAGGAACCCCAAAGCATCTTCATCactttatttgaggtaaaagttCTAATTTCTTGTTTGATGGGTATTATGTTCTTGTTTGGAAATGATATTCAACTTGGCTGTGCATGTACATGACACTGGCAGTAATGGTATTATGGTTGAATTATATGCaacttacatatattttttggataaaaacagttttttatttttgaaagggATAAAAACAGCTTTTAGATAGAGACATCGACTTATTTGTTATTATCAGTTTCTTTAAGTATCAAAATCTCCACATTTACAAAGATCACATATATCATGTTAGTTGAGCACTTGAGCTATATACAGTGACTTCTCTGTAATTgtgaactttgaaatttcattctctctaaTAATGGTTTACTATATGCAGACGATTTGGTCCTACAAACCGCACCATCCAATGATGGGCGTGCAGAAGATTCAGTTCGGGAATCCCCAATAtccaataatataaataaaaaacgtgGAATAACGCTAATGCAGCGTATATGGGCTCTTCCACCGAACAAGAAATTTGTATGTGGGTTAAATGGGAGCAAGCAACCGGTTGGGGAAAGCGGGCAAACATTCAAAAGGTGGTTGGGCACCTTATGCATCTGCCGCAACTATTGCCCACTTATGCCTGCTACTTGGACGCATGTCGACCGTAAATGCAAAGAAGACGCTTGGGTAGAGATAGAGGTTGTATCAAATTAAGATACTTTTAATTGTTATGTATAGTCGTGTATGTGCTAAATGGCATTTTCAGTAGGGTGAATTATTGCACTATGCTAACTCAATTTTTGCATTTCAGAAAAAATGGATCATTGACCCAGAGATTATTAGCCCAGCTAATCAAATGAACTGGGCAATGCACTTATTAGGAGAGTTGAGAAGGAACCGAAGaagtaagttaaaaaaaaaatgctacccAAAAGATGCGTTAAAAGAAGATGTTTATAAAAGCAAACCAGATTGGGCTGACGAGCAGGA
Coding sequences within:
- the LOC126715892 gene encoding uncharacterized protein LOC126715892 produces the protein MQRIWALPPNKKFVCGLNGSKQPVGESGQTFKRWLGTLCICRNYCPLMPATWTHVDRKCKEDAWVEIEKKWIIDPEIISPANQMNWAMHLLGELRRNRRSKLKKKCYPKDALKEDVYKSKPDWADEQDYRALVDYWN